The following coding sequences are from one Veillonella rodentium window:
- the gltB gene encoding glutamate synthase large subunit — protein MDMKQSTIEQQRLEQANMEANGMYSSQFEKDACGMGFVVNIKGKKSHDIIDDGLRILERLEHRGGAGADKDTGDGAGILVQIPHEFFKRECEVLGINLPPAGSYGVGMVFAHKYESLRNEQKRIFEEVVREEGQIVLGWREVPVDSSAVGQEAALIRPWMIQILIGKGPDVMNDKEFERKLYVIRKVAEKRIIPLSKELSSDFYIASLSSKTIVYKGMLTPGQLRDFYLDLSDLDFTSALAMVHSRFSTNTFPSWARAHPNRFLVHNGEINTIRGNVNWINAREGKAESPLFPDIKKVFPVVDDSGSDSAMFDNTLEFLHMTGRSLPHAIMMMIPEPWERNNLMSQEKHDFYEFNSFMMEPWDGPAAIGFTDGTVIGGVLDRNGLRPARYYVTTDDRVIMASEVGVVNENAENIRAKGRLEPGKMLLIDTEEQRIISDEEIKQRVATELPYHELVKEHVIHLSEITQADESAIPTVHDLFKEQQAFGYTQEDLVRMIAPMAKDGKDPVGAMGADAPLAILSDKPQLLYSYFKQMFAQVTNPPIDSIREEMVTSTRVMLGNSGNLTDPNKAGTYALSMRTPILTNQELASIKALDCRRMKSVTLSILFDPSKGAEGLRDALLELCEKAEEAARTDQNVLILSDRGVDENHAPIPALLAVAAVHNHLIRKVLRTEMGLILESGEPREVHHFCTLIGYGVTAVNPYLALETVRDLQARKRLGDITAEQAEKNYIKAAVGGIMKVMSKMGISTVRSYHGAQIFEALGLNSDFINRFFVNTPTRIGGIGLGGVAHEALERFNRAFKSEEKVLEPGGWYGPVKDGEEHLFNPKTIDLLQESLINNDYAKYKEYSNAIRNDYHVTLRSLMELNYPVGGGIPIEEVESEESIVKRFKAGAMSYGAISKEAHETIAIAMNRLGSTSNSGEGGEDVARFKPLPNGDSMNSEVKQIASGRFGVTANYLIHAKELQIKCAQGAKPGEGGQLPGKKVYPEIAKARHSTPGVELVSPPPHHDIYSIEDLAELIYDLKCINKDARISVKLTSEAGVGTIAAGVAKAKADNILISGYDGGTGAAGRTSVKHAGVPWELGLSETHQTLMLNRLRDRVQLEVDSKLMTGFDVAVAAMLGAELFGFGTLPLVAVGCKMARVCNLNTCPYGVATQDEKLRARFTGKPEYVENLMLFIARELREIMARLGIRSVRELVGRIDLVRQKSQGDNFKLSRVDLKRILFRPYIDASVGHMHMIDQDHELKRTLDMSKLLRMCRPAIEEQKPIRAKLAITNINRVVGTLVGSEVTRKYGESGLPDNTIKLNFEGSAGQSFGAFIPKGMTLELEGDANDYLGKGLSGGTITVYPPKNSIFEADENILIGNVAFYGATSGTAYINGVAGERFAVRNSGITAVVEGLGDHGCEYMTGGEVLVLGKIGRNFGAGMSGGYAYILDCDERYVNIGLVELRSANNDDLKRIKELVEQHVLHTGSAKGRHILENWNNFVNRFTKVVPVAYEEMHAAIERFKEQGLSLEEAQLAAFKEKYA, from the coding sequence ATGGATATGAAACAGAGCACAATTGAACAGCAGCGATTAGAGCAGGCGAACATGGAAGCCAACGGCATGTACAGCAGCCAATTTGAAAAGGATGCGTGCGGCATGGGCTTCGTCGTTAATATAAAGGGTAAGAAATCCCATGATATTATCGATGACGGACTGCGGATTTTGGAGAGACTCGAACATCGCGGCGGCGCCGGTGCGGACAAAGATACCGGTGACGGTGCCGGTATTCTGGTGCAGATCCCTCATGAATTCTTCAAACGCGAATGCGAAGTGCTGGGGATTAATCTGCCGCCGGCCGGTTCCTATGGCGTAGGGATGGTTTTTGCCCATAAATATGAAAGTCTTCGTAACGAGCAAAAGCGTATTTTTGAAGAGGTTGTACGAGAAGAAGGGCAAATCGTTCTCGGCTGGCGTGAAGTCCCTGTAGATTCCTCCGCAGTCGGTCAGGAGGCGGCGCTCATCCGTCCGTGGATGATTCAAATCCTCATCGGCAAAGGCCCGGATGTAATGAATGATAAAGAGTTTGAACGCAAACTGTACGTTATCCGTAAGGTGGCCGAAAAGCGTATCATTCCGTTGAGTAAGGAGTTATCCAGCGACTTCTATATTGCGTCCCTGTCGTCCAAGACAATCGTATATAAAGGGATGTTGACGCCGGGACAGTTACGGGATTTCTACCTTGATTTGAGCGACCTCGATTTCACATCTGCGTTGGCGATGGTTCACTCCCGCTTCAGTACGAATACATTTCCAAGCTGGGCCCGGGCGCATCCTAACCGATTCCTCGTGCATAATGGCGAAATCAATACGATTCGCGGTAATGTAAACTGGATCAATGCCCGTGAAGGCAAGGCGGAATCGCCTCTGTTCCCGGATATTAAAAAGGTGTTTCCCGTTGTAGATGACAGCGGTTCCGATTCGGCCATGTTTGATAATACATTGGAGTTCCTTCACATGACGGGGCGCTCCTTACCTCATGCGATTATGATGATGATTCCTGAACCTTGGGAACGTAATAATCTCATGAGCCAGGAAAAACACGATTTCTACGAGTTCAACAGCTTTATGATGGAGCCGTGGGACGGCCCTGCGGCGATAGGCTTTACGGACGGCACCGTTATCGGCGGTGTCCTTGACCGCAACGGCTTGCGCCCTGCTCGATACTATGTGACCACGGATGACCGCGTAATCATGGCATCCGAGGTTGGTGTCGTAAACGAAAATGCTGAAAATATCCGTGCAAAAGGGCGTTTGGAACCGGGGAAAATGCTCCTTATCGATACGGAGGAACAACGCATTATTTCCGATGAAGAAATTAAACAGCGTGTTGCCACTGAACTTCCATATCATGAATTGGTAAAGGAACATGTTATTCATCTGTCCGAAATTACTCAGGCCGATGAAAGCGCTATTCCTACCGTACATGACTTGTTTAAGGAACAGCAGGCTTTCGGTTATACACAGGAAGACCTTGTACGCATGATCGCACCTATGGCGAAGGACGGCAAGGATCCTGTAGGCGCTATGGGTGCCGATGCGCCGCTTGCGATTCTGTCCGATAAACCGCAATTGTTGTATAGCTACTTCAAGCAGATGTTCGCGCAAGTAACGAATCCTCCGATTGACTCCATCCGGGAGGAGATGGTTACGTCCACGCGCGTGATGCTCGGTAATTCCGGGAACTTAACGGATCCTAATAAGGCAGGTACCTATGCGTTATCGATGCGCACGCCGATTCTTACGAATCAGGAACTGGCATCGATTAAGGCCCTTGATTGCCGTCGCATGAAATCCGTGACCTTGTCGATTCTATTCGATCCCTCCAAGGGGGCGGAAGGCCTCCGCGATGCATTGCTGGAACTGTGCGAAAAGGCGGAAGAAGCGGCGCGTACGGATCAGAATGTATTAATCTTGTCCGATCGCGGCGTTGATGAAAATCATGCACCGATTCCCGCTTTGTTGGCGGTAGCGGCCGTTCACAATCATTTGATTCGCAAGGTGTTGCGCACGGAGATGGGGCTTATCCTCGAATCCGGTGAACCTCGTGAAGTACATCATTTCTGTACATTGATCGGGTACGGTGTAACGGCTGTCAATCCGTATTTGGCGCTTGAAACGGTTCGTGATTTACAGGCCCGTAAACGTCTCGGCGACATCACGGCAGAACAGGCTGAAAAGAATTATATAAAAGCGGCCGTGGGCGGCATCATGAAGGTTATGTCCAAAATGGGGATTTCCACGGTTCGATCCTATCATGGTGCGCAGATTTTTGAAGCCCTCGGCTTGAATTCGGACTTTATCAACAGATTCTTCGTGAACACGCCGACCCGCATTGGAGGTATCGGCCTCGGCGGGGTAGCGCACGAAGCATTGGAGCGCTTTAACCGTGCTTTCAAATCGGAAGAAAAAGTGCTCGAACCGGGCGGCTGGTATGGTCCTGTGAAAGACGGGGAAGAGCATTTGTTCAATCCTAAGACTATCGATTTGCTGCAGGAATCCCTTATCAACAACGATTATGCGAAATATAAGGAATATTCCAATGCGATTCGGAACGATTACCACGTTACATTGCGGTCCCTGATGGAATTGAATTATCCTGTAGGCGGCGGTATTCCTATTGAAGAGGTTGAGTCCGAAGAATCCATCGTTAAGCGCTTTAAAGCGGGGGCGATGAGTTACGGCGCCATCAGCAAGGAAGCGCATGAAACGATTGCGATCGCCATGAATCGTCTAGGTTCCACCTCGAACTCCGGTGAAGGCGGCGAAGATGTGGCGCGATTTAAACCGTTGCCGAACGGAGACAGTATGAACTCCGAAGTAAAACAGATCGCATCGGGACGTTTCGGGGTAACGGCGAATTATTTGATTCATGCAAAAGAATTGCAAATCAAATGCGCCCAGGGGGCGAAACCGGGCGAAGGCGGTCAATTGCCGGGCAAGAAGGTATATCCTGAAATTGCGAAGGCTCGTCACTCCACACCGGGCGTTGAACTCGTATCACCGCCTCCACATCATGATATTTACTCTATCGAAGATCTGGCTGAGTTGATTTACGACTTGAAATGCATCAATAAAGATGCCCGTATCTCCGTTAAACTGACATCCGAAGCCGGTGTCGGCACCATTGCTGCCGGTGTAGCGAAGGCAAAAGCGGATAATATCCTGATTTCCGGTTATGACGGCGGCACCGGTGCGGCAGGTCGTACGTCCGTGAAACATGCAGGCGTGCCTTGGGAGTTGGGCCTTTCAGAAACCCATCAGACATTGATGCTCAACCGTTTGCGCGACCGTGTTCAATTGGAGGTGGACTCTAAATTGATGACCGGCTTCGATGTGGCCGTAGCGGCTATGCTCGGGGCGGAGCTCTTCGGATTCGGTACGTTGCCGCTCGTAGCCGTGGGCTGTAAAATGGCTCGTGTATGTAATCTCAACACGTGCCCTTACGGCGTAGCGACACAGGATGAAAAATTGCGTGCCCGCTTTACGGGTAAACCTGAGTATGTCGAGAATCTGATGCTTTTCATCGCGCGGGAACTGCGTGAAATCATGGCGCGGTTGGGGATTCGCTCCGTCCGTGAACTCGTCGGCCGTATCGATCTCGTACGCCAGAAATCGCAAGGCGATAATTTCAAATTGTCCCGCGTTGATTTAAAACGTATCCTGTTCCGTCCGTACATTGATGCATCGGTGGGACATATGCATATGATCGACCAGGATCATGAATTGAAACGCACCTTGGATATGTCGAAGCTCTTGCGTATGTGCCGTCCTGCTATTGAGGAACAGAAACCGATTCGCGCGAAATTGGCCATCACCAATATCAATCGCGTCGTAGGTACGTTGGTCGGGTCCGAGGTCACTCGTAAATATGGTGAAAGCGGACTTCCGGACAATACCATCAAATTGAATTTTGAAGGCTCTGCGGGGCAGTCGTTCGGTGCTTTCATTCCGAAAGGCATGACCCTTGAACTCGAAGGGGATGCGAATGATTATCTCGGCAAGGGCCTGTCCGGCGGTACGATTACGGTATATCCGCCTAAAAATTCGATCTTTGAAGCGGATGAGAACATCCTTATCGGTAATGTCGCCTTCTATGGCGCCACGTCGGGTACCGCATATATCAACGGTGTGGCCGGTGAACGTTTTGCCGTTCGTAACAGCGGTATCACCGCCGTTGTAGAAGGCCTTGGTGACCACGGCTGTGAATACATGACCGGCGGTGAAGTCCTCGTACTCGGTAAAATCGGCCGTAACTTCGGTGCCGGTATGTCCGGCGGTTATGCGTATATTCTTGATTGTGATGAACGCTATGTCAATATCGGCCTTGTAGAATTACGTTCTGCCAATAATGATGATCTAAAACGGATCAAGGAACTGGTGGAACAACATGTATTGCATACCGGTTCGGCAAAAGGCCGCCACATTCTGGAAAACTGGAATAATTTTGTCAACAGATTTACAAAAGTTGTACCAGTAGCATATGAAGAAATGCATGCGGCGATTGAACGATTTAAAGAACAAGGCTTGTCCTTAGAAGAAGCACAATTGGCTGCATTTAAAGAAAAATATGCATAA
- a CDS encoding aldo/keto reductase, which yields MEERMDFRILNNGSFIPSIGFGTYRTGTSDETEQVVTNALSAGYRLLDTAAYYDNEEAVGKAIKSSDIKRTDIIISTKIWHSDAGYDNTMRAVESSLKKLDTNYIDIMLIHQPIGDYYGSWRAMEELYDQNVLRGLGLSNFYEDRLIDLLYHCNIKPVVNQIECHPFNQRQSLLQVMRKHQVVGMAWSPFTRDRQPIFDHPIIKSLAEKYNVTKHQVILRWHIQRGIIPLPKASTLNHMESNFDVFDFKLTNIDMDVMELLDQRAFLENHHTAEGLERILKLK from the coding sequence ATGGAAGAACGCATGGATTTCAGAATTTTAAATAACGGCAGCTTCATTCCGTCTATCGGCTTCGGCACATACAGGACGGGAACGTCCGATGAAACGGAACAGGTCGTGACGAATGCACTCTCCGCAGGATATCGCCTGCTCGATACGGCGGCCTACTACGACAACGAAGAAGCCGTCGGCAAAGCCATCAAATCATCCGATATTAAACGAACCGATATTATTATCTCCACCAAGATATGGCATTCCGATGCGGGCTATGACAATACGATGCGTGCCGTTGAAAGCTCTCTGAAAAAACTGGACACCAACTATATCGACATCATGCTCATCCATCAACCGATCGGCGATTACTACGGATCATGGCGCGCCATGGAGGAATTGTACGATCAAAACGTATTGCGCGGACTCGGTCTTTCCAATTTCTACGAAGACCGCCTCATCGATCTGCTCTATCACTGCAATATAAAGCCGGTGGTAAATCAGATTGAATGTCATCCGTTCAACCAACGCCAATCCCTCTTACAGGTCATGAGAAAACATCAAGTTGTCGGTATGGCATGGTCTCCGTTCACAAGAGACAGACAACCGATTTTTGACCATCCGATTATCAAAAGCCTCGCCGAAAAATATAATGTCACAAAACACCAGGTCATTCTCCGCTGGCACATCCAGCGCGGCATCATTCCATTACCTAAGGCAAGCACATTAAACCATATGGAATCAAACTTCGACGTGTTCGATTTCAAGCTCACCAATATCGACATGGATGTAATGGAGCTGTTGGATCAGCGGGCATTTTTAGAAAATCATCATACCGCAGAAGGGCTTGAGCGCATTTTGAAGCTTAAATAG
- a CDS encoding efflux RND transporter periplasmic adaptor subunit: MKRNRIYSVLAILCVVCMALAIAGCGAKNVSVADVTYKDMPLQIHNDANVTALNKATVTPTLTGQVVYAVKVGDHVEQGQTLATVDTSSLQQSLAALQEQLAQAQSYAPAVTTTTTAPSVGSEQLAQAQRMREAGVITQKEYDRIVERSQPQTTVTSSGGGGGANTAAIEAQIAQVSAQIGASTIVAPMAGTVTAIYNEDRQMAIADRPFMMIQQTTPMVASLSIPRDAAMKLSGADAKNGMKVFLKVGDQEIPGELTYIDTNQPESVPSVLVKATFNNDKGFIKTGEFYTLVIESDVKAKMLTVPAAAIRENQDGKYVYVVTENNTVDVRVVEVGITEDDTVAIVSGLNEGDRVITTVGTFELGESVKI, from the coding sequence ATGAAACGAAATCGTATATATTCTGTACTGGCTATTTTATGTGTTGTATGTATGGCTCTTGCCATTGCCGGTTGCGGTGCAAAAAATGTATCCGTTGCGGATGTGACATATAAGGATATGCCTTTACAGATACATAATGACGCGAATGTAACGGCCCTGAACAAGGCGACGGTAACGCCGACCTTAACGGGGCAGGTCGTATATGCCGTGAAAGTAGGCGACCACGTCGAGCAGGGGCAGACCTTGGCGACCGTGGATACATCGTCACTGCAGCAATCGTTAGCGGCCCTTCAGGAACAACTGGCACAAGCTCAGTCATATGCGCCGGCTGTAACGACAACGACGACGGCTCCATCCGTTGGGAGTGAACAATTGGCGCAGGCACAGCGCATGCGTGAAGCGGGTGTGATTACACAGAAGGAATATGACCGTATTGTAGAGCGGTCTCAACCGCAGACGACTGTTACGTCGTCCGGCGGTGGCGGAGGTGCCAATACGGCCGCTATAGAGGCGCAAATCGCACAGGTATCCGCTCAAATCGGGGCTTCCACGATTGTGGCACCGATGGCGGGCACCGTAACGGCTATTTACAATGAAGATCGTCAGATGGCAATTGCGGACCGTCCTTTTATGATGATTCAGCAAACGACTCCGATGGTTGCGTCCCTCAGCATTCCGCGCGATGCGGCGATGAAATTGTCCGGTGCGGACGCGAAAAACGGTATGAAGGTATTCTTAAAGGTGGGCGACCAGGAAATACCCGGCGAGCTCACGTATATAGATACGAATCAGCCGGAATCGGTACCGAGTGTGCTGGTAAAAGCTACTTTCAACAATGATAAGGGTTTCATTAAAACCGGTGAATTCTATACATTGGTGATAGAATCCGATGTGAAAGCGAAAATGCTCACAGTGCCGGCTGCGGCGATTCGAGAGAATCAGGACGGCAAATATGTCTATGTGGTGACGGAAAACAACACCGTTGACGTTCGTGTCGTTGAGGTCGGTATCACTGAAGATGATACAGTCGCTATCGTTTCGGGGCTCAATGAGGGGGATCGGGTTATTACAACCGTCGGAACCTTTGAATTGGGCGAGTCCGTAAAAATATAA
- a CDS encoding DUF2156 domain-containing protein → MTGGIIILEFKRFELRDKSLIDSYFEQHHYEASDNCFTTLYMWQDPYGIRWAEEKGVLYIQGGGKREPFLLPPFAGKDAKFLDGLLRAKEWFVENNLPFRFKGISKIMKERMEELCPGRYEFTPDRDNYEYIYKTEDLINLSGKKFRQKKNHLNQFRMQYSNYEYVPITEDIIPLCRETAESWVETHHEEGIEDELAAINLLFDNWDVLGLKGGAIKLFGRVEAFSIGELLNEKIALIHIEKANPDIRGLYQAINNEFIRHEFSDTEFINREEDMGLPGLRQAKESYNPDHFAEKYDAVYANEADNATGGK, encoded by the coding sequence TTGACGGGAGGGATTATTATTTTAGAATTTAAACGTTTTGAACTGCGCGATAAATCGTTAATTGATTCATATTTTGAACAACATCACTATGAAGCTTCGGATAACTGTTTCACCACATTATATATGTGGCAGGATCCGTACGGGATTCGTTGGGCTGAAGAAAAAGGTGTGTTGTATATTCAAGGCGGCGGGAAGCGCGAACCGTTTTTATTGCCTCCGTTCGCCGGTAAGGATGCTAAATTTTTAGACGGATTATTGCGTGCTAAAGAGTGGTTCGTAGAAAACAATTTGCCGTTCCGATTTAAGGGTATCAGCAAGATTATGAAAGAACGGATGGAGGAACTCTGTCCGGGGCGATACGAATTTACACCGGACCGCGATAATTACGAATATATTTATAAAACGGAAGACCTTATCAATTTATCGGGTAAGAAATTCCGTCAAAAGAAAAATCATTTGAATCAGTTCCGCATGCAATATTCTAATTATGAATATGTGCCGATTACGGAAGATATCATTCCATTATGCCGTGAAACGGCGGAATCCTGGGTAGAAACTCATCATGAAGAAGGTATCGAAGACGAATTGGCAGCGATCAATCTGCTTTTCGACAATTGGGATGTATTAGGCCTAAAAGGCGGTGCCATCAAATTATTCGGACGTGTTGAAGCTTTCAGTATCGGCGAATTATTGAATGAAAAAATCGCGCTTATTCATATTGAAAAGGCAAATCCGGATATTCGAGGTCTATATCAGGCGATTAATAACGAGTTCATTCGTCATGAATTCAGCGATACCGAATTTATTAATCGTGAAGAGGATATGGGCTTGCCGGGTTTACGTCAGGCCAAAGAGTCTTATAATCCGGATCACTTTGCGGAAAAGTATGATGCGGTATATGCGAATGAAGCGGACAATGCGACAGGCGGTAAATAA
- a CDS encoding AzlC family ABC transporter permease: MIPMGISFFFIGLGFGLYATSQGFPWWVPPVMAATIFAGSMEFVTIGMLMAGFDPFNAFLLTMFVNGRHFFYGLSMLQRYTDMGWKWFPTVAWMCDESFAINATTTLPDDVDKKWFYFHVSWLNYVFWVFSTFVGGLFGNLLSTVDLRGIDFVLPGLFIVVFLEMLLNAKNRTIKIFGLCGAVVATVMLILFGKSAFMLLSMTAMLIACYVAYKWGGVRLD; the protein is encoded by the coding sequence ATGATTCCCATGGGTATCAGCTTTTTCTTTATCGGGCTCGGCTTCGGTCTATATGCGACGAGTCAAGGTTTTCCGTGGTGGGTTCCACCCGTTATGGCGGCAACTATTTTTGCAGGATCGATGGAATTTGTTACCATCGGAATGCTCATGGCCGGCTTTGATCCGTTTAATGCATTTCTGTTGACCATGTTTGTGAATGGTCGTCACTTTTTCTACGGCCTGTCGATGTTACAGCGCTATACCGATATGGGGTGGAAATGGTTTCCTACGGTGGCCTGGATGTGTGATGAAAGCTTCGCTATCAATGCGACCACAACATTACCTGATGATGTGGATAAAAAGTGGTTTTACTTTCACGTGTCCTGGTTGAATTATGTGTTTTGGGTGTTCAGCACCTTTGTCGGTGGACTTTTTGGGAACTTATTGTCCACCGTTGACTTGCGCGGTATCGACTTCGTGCTGCCCGGACTGTTTATCGTGGTCTTTTTAGAAATGCTGTTAAACGCTAAAAACAGGACCATTAAAATCTTTGGATTGTGTGGTGCCGTGGTAGCTACCGTAATGCTGATCCTCTTTGGCAAATCGGCATTTATGCTGTTATCGATGACCGCGATGCTCATCGCCTGCTATGTGGCGTATAAGTGGGGAGGTGTACGCCTTGACTGA
- a CDS encoding GNAT family N-acetyltransferase has product MEFRIATAQDTLHVENLWAYCFEPKEDPFFQYYFSNCYEPENTVIGVEQGQLLSTVHLRQYNLNVRGAVLPTSYMVGVATHPAARRGGVGGALLTAALEELRKRGQAMTILMPSKASFYQQYGWELYAHQWVQTMPLEELRPLTDKLLQFGLLNSVDQWTLLDPVYKAYTKGLCGYAERGEKEWTRLLGSFFAEGVNVAVVHNDEGVVEGYAVYRLGQPEIPVTEFVYTTRRAQRALLNYFYNHRSQGTTIRWNEGLHDTYYRFYPDGKTGHTTMPYMMSRIVDVKTALEAIPVNLDAVMMPISLTFAVKDSLCSWNKGLYEVQFGASLTPSVKKLSKVVDEKGDITIEVGALSQLLMGTLSARDLAFEGKLEGGAEWLDYFDILYPIQKTYINEWW; this is encoded by the coding sequence ATGGAGTTTAGAATTGCTACGGCTCAGGATACGCTCCATGTAGAGAATTTGTGGGCGTACTGCTTTGAACCGAAGGAAGATCCTTTTTTTCAATATTATTTTTCTAATTGCTATGAACCGGAGAATACGGTTATCGGTGTTGAGCAGGGGCAACTGCTCAGCACGGTTCACTTGCGACAATACAATCTCAATGTTCGCGGCGCCGTATTGCCGACGAGTTATATGGTGGGGGTGGCGACACATCCCGCTGCTCGCAGGGGCGGTGTAGGCGGTGCTTTGTTGACCGCAGCCCTTGAAGAGTTGCGCAAACGCGGTCAGGCGATGACCATTCTGATGCCGTCGAAAGCGTCCTTCTATCAACAGTACGGCTGGGAATTGTACGCTCATCAGTGGGTACAGACCATGCCGCTTGAAGAGTTGCGTCCTTTGACGGACAAATTATTGCAATTCGGATTGCTCAACAGTGTTGATCAATGGACTTTGCTCGACCCCGTATACAAAGCGTATACTAAGGGGCTTTGCGGCTATGCGGAGCGCGGTGAAAAGGAATGGACGCGTCTGTTGGGCAGTTTCTTTGCGGAAGGTGTCAATGTGGCCGTCGTTCATAATGATGAAGGTGTCGTTGAAGGGTATGCGGTGTATCGTTTGGGCCAGCCTGAGATTCCCGTAACGGAATTTGTATACACTACGCGTCGTGCTCAACGGGCATTGCTGAATTATTTTTATAACCATCGCTCTCAGGGGACGACGATTCGCTGGAATGAAGGCCTGCATGATACGTATTACCGGTTCTATCCGGACGGTAAAACGGGTCATACGACGATGCCGTACATGATGAGCCGTATCGTCGATGTGAAAACGGCGCTTGAGGCGATCCCTGTCAACCTTGATGCGGTGATGATGCCTATTTCTCTCACCTTTGCCGTGAAAGATTCCCTCTGTTCTTGGAATAAAGGGCTATATGAGGTTCAGTTCGGGGCGTCGTTGACTCCGTCTGTGAAAAAACTCAGCAAAGTAGTCGATGAAAAAGGTGATATCACCATAGAGGTCGGAGCTTTGAGTCAATTGCTTATGGGCACATTGAGCGCCCGCGATCTCGCCTTTGAAGGAAAACTGGAAGGCGGAGCGGAATGGCTCGATTATTTCGATATTCTCTATCCGATACAAAAAACATATATCAACGAATGGTGGTAA
- a CDS encoding RluA family pseudouridine synthase produces the protein MSWKTYTVKEPTKLTVSKYVKEHFSLSSRDIQMLFRKKRVKVNGRVAHSQRLLKKGDVLTLELPQDRDYGVETENGPLTVLFEDEHTLVVDKPPFMLVHPAGQTKSSTLSNYVAGYYAKKGVVHKMRPVHRLDRDTSGCILFGKTKTAQQYYADELKAGRIDRIYTGLVEGQIDTSGIVDAPIGVDPVFDNRRIIDEFGQPAQTEYTVLGYEENHTLLRFKLFTGRTHQIRVHMAYMGHPIVGDAMYGTRTKPYTRQCLHATELTFVPYGRNEAVTIFSDVPENFGRE, from the coding sequence ATGAGTTGGAAAACCTATACGGTAAAAGAACCGACGAAACTGACCGTATCTAAATATGTAAAAGAGCACTTTTCTCTATCGTCCCGCGATATTCAGATGCTGTTTCGCAAGAAACGGGTGAAAGTTAACGGTCGTGTGGCTCATTCGCAGCGTTTGTTGAAAAAGGGCGATGTCCTTACGCTTGAACTGCCGCAGGACAGGGATTACGGTGTAGAGACAGAAAACGGTCCTCTCACTGTACTCTTTGAGGATGAGCATACTCTTGTAGTCGATAAGCCTCCATTCATGTTGGTCCATCCGGCGGGACAGACAAAGTCCTCCACATTGAGCAATTATGTGGCGGGATATTATGCTAAAAAAGGTGTGGTTCATAAGATGCGGCCCGTTCATCGCCTTGATCGTGATACATCGGGATGTATTCTGTTCGGCAAGACGAAGACAGCTCAGCAATATTATGCTGATGAACTGAAAGCAGGACGTATTGACCGTATATATACGGGTCTTGTGGAGGGGCAAATTGATACATCCGGTATTGTGGATGCGCCCATAGGTGTAGACCCTGTATTTGATAATCGCCGTATTATCGATGAATTCGGGCAGCCTGCTCAAACGGAATATACTGTATTGGGTTATGAAGAAAATCATACCTTGTTGCGATTTAAATTGTTCACCGGGCGAACCCATCAGATTCGCGTTCATATGGCTTATATGGGGCATCCCATCGTGGGGGATGCTATGTATGGCACTCGTACTAAACCTTATACGAGACAATGTTTACATGCAACGGAATTAACGTTTGTGCCGTATGGCAGGAATGAGGCGGTAACGATTTTCAGTGATGTGCCTGAGAACTTCGGACGTGAGTAA
- a CDS encoding branched-chain amino acid transporter permease encodes MTDMEMVMTVAIVVAGTLLTRFGAFLIFPPGKTAPPFVLFLGRALPSAVMGMLVVYTVKETKVLSYPYGIPELIAVMITVGLHLWKRNMLLSIAAGTVVYMMFVQLVFNVPK; translated from the coding sequence TTGACTGATATGGAAATGGTTATGACCGTCGCCATCGTCGTGGCGGGTACCTTATTGACCCGCTTCGGCGCTTTTCTTATATTTCCGCCCGGCAAGACGGCGCCACCGTTTGTTCTGTTTTTGGGACGGGCCTTGCCGTCTGCCGTAATGGGTATGCTTGTGGTTTATACCGTGAAAGAAACAAAAGTACTTTCCTATCCATACGGCATACCGGAACTTATCGCTGTTATGATTACGGTGGGGCTGCACCTGTGGAAACGTAATATGCTCCTCTCCATCGCGGCGGGAACCGTTGTTTATATGATGTTCGTACAACTCGTATTTAATGTGCCGAAATAA